A stretch of Anaeromyxobacter dehalogenans 2CP-1 DNA encodes these proteins:
- a CDS encoding RNA polymerase sigma factor, protein MTAQRKPEGGEDAGAADAADVAAALRGDRAAQRALYDRYRPAVHRLARSFPALDADDAEDVVQDAFVRAFASLARLEQPARFGGWLLTIARNRAITRIARGRARSQLAEELGREAEALGAGEAEAPDPEAGAELELVRRVVDELPEGPEKETVRLFYLEGQLTAREIAARLGVGKSAITMRLERFRAKVKRRLLAEVARLRGEES, encoded by the coding sequence GTGACGGCGCAGCGCAAGCCGGAGGGCGGGGAGGACGCGGGGGCGGCGGACGCCGCCGACGTCGCGGCCGCCCTGCGCGGCGATCGCGCCGCCCAGCGCGCGCTCTACGACCGGTACCGTCCGGCGGTGCACCGGCTGGCGCGCAGCTTCCCCGCGCTCGACGCGGACGACGCCGAGGACGTGGTGCAGGACGCGTTCGTCCGCGCGTTCGCGAGCCTGGCCCGGCTGGAGCAGCCGGCGCGCTTCGGCGGCTGGCTGCTCACCATCGCCCGCAACCGGGCCATCACCCGCATCGCCCGCGGCCGGGCGCGGAGCCAGCTCGCCGAGGAGCTGGGGCGCGAGGCCGAGGCGCTGGGGGCGGGCGAGGCCGAGGCCCCGGATCCCGAGGCCGGCGCGGAGCTGGAGCTGGTGCGCCGGGTGGTGGACGAGCTGCCGGAGGGGCCGGAGAAGGAGACGGTCCGGCTCTTCTACCTGGAGGGCCAGCTCACCGCGCGCGAGATCGCGGCCAGGCTGGGCGTCGGCAAGAGCGCGATCACCATGCGGCTCGAGCGGTTCCGGGCCAAGGTGAAGCGTCGGCTGCTGGCCGAGGTGGCCAGGCTGCGGGGTGAGGAGTCCTAG
- a CDS encoding AAA family ATPase: protein MATVIESMELLQVLAEAEDIARSVNQKLTSAHQLLAFFTVPNRAEVLLRDRGIDEDRILLAMTGAPREPEGVERDLRERARDVAEGVGAEEVDCLHLLIAMSRVRGAAAHQLLAACGLQLASLRNIALSYFTARMPRRLRQLQPVKVGPAAGATAPPAPRRGADAPPADDLDDRLEDALGEAPALTPAPAATPAPAAPPLAAAEPRAAAAAAAPARRNGPHALDPKVFPWLSQLGRNLTELAAAGKLDPLVGREREVEEAIDVLGKRRTNNPLLVGEPGVGKTAIVEGIAQRLLASAGQARERILVEIDMASVVAGTQLRGAFSEKLLGIKEEVRKAGGRVVVFIDEVHTLMGAGAAGEGPQDAANELKAALARGEFPCIGATTHDEYRQHIEKDPALERRFTPVLVREPSVADTVTILRGLAPRYEKHHQVAYAPEALEAAATLSARHVTDRFLPDKAVAVLDLAGSRAHRAGQRQVGEREVAQVVAKMAGIPESRLLASDRERILGIEAALAARVVGHADAVARVAGVLKRNFAGFASRRPMGSFLLLGPTGVGKTELARALADALYGSADALVQLDMTECAEQTGVARLVGAAPGYVGYGEGGQLTDAVRRRPASVVVLDEIEKAHRDVQMLLLQILEEGRLTDGRGRLVDFSNTVVVLTSNLGAAEATRTSTGTLGFGAADRAAPREDRALAAARGAVPPELWNRLDERLVLAPLARGEVARIARLLLADSSRRLEGERRIRFEADDAAVEHLLDHGGWDPALGARPMRGAIQRLVEAPLAERILSGEIVAGDTVAVTAADGALAFARA, encoded by the coding sequence ATGGCCACGGTCATCGAGTCGATGGAGCTCCTGCAGGTCCTGGCCGAGGCCGAGGACATCGCACGGAGCGTCAACCAGAAGCTCACCAGCGCGCACCAGCTCCTCGCCTTCTTCACCGTGCCCAACCGCGCGGAGGTCCTGCTCCGGGATCGCGGCATCGACGAGGACCGCATCCTGCTCGCCATGACCGGCGCGCCCCGCGAGCCGGAGGGCGTCGAGCGCGACCTCCGCGAGCGCGCGCGGGACGTGGCCGAGGGCGTGGGCGCCGAGGAGGTGGACTGCCTGCACCTGCTCATCGCCATGAGCCGGGTCCGCGGCGCCGCCGCCCACCAGCTGCTCGCCGCCTGCGGGCTGCAGCTCGCCTCGCTGCGCAACATCGCGCTGTCCTACTTCACCGCCCGCATGCCGCGCCGGCTCCGCCAGCTCCAGCCGGTGAAGGTGGGCCCGGCGGCCGGCGCGACCGCCCCCCCGGCCCCGCGGCGAGGCGCCGACGCGCCGCCCGCGGACGACCTCGACGATCGGCTGGAGGACGCGCTCGGTGAGGCCCCGGCCCTCACCCCCGCCCCCGCCGCGACCCCGGCGCCCGCGGCGCCCCCGCTCGCCGCCGCCGAGCCTCGCGCCGCCGCGGCGGCCGCGGCCCCCGCCCGCCGCAACGGCCCGCACGCGCTCGACCCCAAGGTCTTCCCCTGGCTCTCGCAGCTCGGCCGCAACCTCACCGAGCTCGCCGCGGCCGGCAAGCTCGACCCGCTGGTCGGGCGCGAGCGCGAGGTGGAGGAGGCCATCGACGTCCTCGGCAAGCGCCGCACCAACAACCCGCTGCTGGTGGGCGAGCCGGGCGTGGGCAAGACCGCCATCGTCGAGGGCATCGCGCAGCGGCTGCTCGCCTCGGCGGGCCAGGCCCGCGAGCGGATCCTGGTCGAGATCGACATGGCGAGCGTGGTGGCCGGCACCCAGCTCCGCGGCGCGTTCTCCGAGAAGCTCCTCGGCATCAAGGAGGAGGTCCGCAAGGCCGGCGGCCGGGTGGTGGTGTTCATCGACGAGGTGCACACGCTCATGGGCGCGGGCGCCGCCGGCGAGGGGCCGCAGGACGCCGCCAACGAGCTGAAGGCGGCGCTGGCGCGCGGCGAGTTCCCCTGCATCGGCGCCACCACGCACGACGAGTACCGCCAGCACATCGAGAAGGACCCGGCGCTGGAGCGCCGCTTCACCCCGGTGCTGGTGCGGGAGCCGTCGGTGGCCGACACCGTCACCATCCTGCGCGGGCTCGCCCCCCGCTACGAGAAGCACCACCAGGTGGCCTACGCGCCGGAGGCGCTCGAGGCCGCCGCCACGCTCTCCGCCCGCCACGTCACCGACCGCTTCCTGCCCGACAAGGCGGTGGCGGTGCTCGACCTGGCCGGCTCGCGCGCGCACCGCGCCGGCCAGCGGCAGGTCGGCGAGCGCGAGGTGGCGCAGGTGGTGGCGAAGATGGCGGGCATCCCCGAGTCGCGGCTCCTCGCCTCGGATCGCGAGCGGATCCTGGGCATCGAGGCGGCGCTGGCCGCCCGGGTGGTGGGGCACGCCGACGCGGTGGCCCGCGTCGCCGGGGTGCTGAAGCGCAACTTCGCCGGGTTCGCGTCGCGCCGGCCCATGGGCTCGTTCCTGCTGCTCGGGCCGACCGGCGTGGGCAAGACCGAGCTGGCCCGCGCGCTCGCCGACGCGCTGTACGGGTCCGCCGACGCGCTGGTGCAGCTCGACATGACCGAGTGCGCCGAGCAGACCGGCGTGGCGCGGCTGGTGGGCGCCGCGCCCGGCTACGTGGGCTACGGCGAGGGCGGGCAGCTCACCGACGCGGTCCGCCGCCGGCCGGCGTCGGTGGTGGTGCTCGACGAGATCGAGAAGGCGCACCGCGACGTGCAGATGCTGCTCCTGCAGATCCTGGAGGAGGGCCGGCTCACCGACGGGCGCGGGCGGCTGGTGGACTTCTCCAACACCGTGGTGGTGCTCACCTCCAACCTGGGCGCCGCCGAGGCCACCCGGACCTCCACCGGCACCCTGGGCTTCGGCGCCGCCGACCGGGCCGCGCCGCGCGAGGACCGCGCGCTGGCGGCCGCCCGGGGCGCGGTGCCGCCGGAGCTGTGGAACCGGCTGGACGAGCGGCTCGTGCTCGCGCCGCTGGCCCGCGGCGAGGTGGCCCGCATCGCGCGCCTGCTGCTCGCCGACTCCTCGCGCCGCCTCGAGGGCGAGCGCCGCATCCGCTTCGAGGCGGACGACGCCGCGGTGGAGCACCTGCTCGACCACGGCGGCTGGGACCCGGCGCTCGGCGCGCGTCCCATGCGCGGCGCCATCCAGCGGCTGGTCGAGGCGCCGCTCGCCGAGCGGATCCTCTCCGGCGAGATCGTCGCCGGCGACACCGTGGCGGTGACCGCCGCGGACGGCGCGCTCGCGTTCGCCCGCGCCTGA
- a CDS encoding lysylphosphatidylglycerol synthase transmembrane domain-containing protein, with product MGERLAGLRSLAPARPGSRTALHLAGLAVVAGLAVLAARHVDLREVAGVLARADPLLLLAASGANLLSLALHSARWASVVRGPALRVRFRDAFSAVVSGFALSLVIPARAGDVARAMLLSRRSGVPVASLLTAAALDYVVGAATLVPLLAALALLGPLPGWARHVLLVFAAVAVAGVLLARLLRPPRGRAPERGGGAGLLVRLRAGLAAAHDPRALAASFAWGLAGWAAEVLIALCALAAVGLAPSLWAAGLAVVASTAANVVAVSPGNAGPFEAAVVLALAGAGAPREAALAFALLYHLAHLAPVGLVGGAMLLREARAAGRDAPTGP from the coding sequence ATGGGCGAGCGGCTCGCCGGCCTGCGGTCCCTCGCGCCGGCGCGGCCCGGGAGCCGGACCGCGCTGCACCTGGCCGGCCTCGCCGTCGTCGCCGGGCTGGCGGTGCTGGCGGCGCGCCACGTGGACCTGCGCGAGGTCGCGGGCGTGCTCGCCCGGGCGGACCCGCTGCTGCTGCTCGCCGCCAGCGGCGCGAACCTGCTCTCGCTCGCGCTGCACAGCGCGCGCTGGGCCTCGGTGGTGCGAGGGCCCGCGCTGCGGGTGCGCTTCCGCGACGCGTTCTCGGCGGTGGTGTCCGGCTTCGCGCTGTCGCTCGTGATCCCGGCCCGGGCCGGCGACGTCGCCCGCGCCATGCTGCTCTCGCGCCGGTCGGGCGTGCCGGTGGCGTCGCTCCTCACCGCCGCGGCGCTCGACTACGTGGTCGGCGCCGCCACGCTGGTGCCGCTGCTCGCGGCGCTGGCGCTGCTCGGACCGCTGCCCGGCTGGGCGCGCCACGTGCTCCTCGTGTTCGCCGCGGTGGCCGTGGCGGGCGTGCTCCTGGCGCGGCTGCTCCGGCCGCCGCGCGGGCGCGCGCCGGAGCGGGGCGGGGGGGCGGGCCTGCTGGTGCGGCTGCGGGCGGGCCTGGCCGCGGCGCACGATCCGCGCGCGCTGGCCGCGTCGTTCGCGTGGGGCCTCGCCGGCTGGGCCGCCGAGGTGCTCATCGCGCTGTGCGCGCTGGCGGCGGTGGGCCTCGCGCCGTCGCTCTGGGCGGCGGGGCTGGCCGTGGTGGCGTCCACCGCGGCCAACGTGGTGGCGGTGTCGCCCGGGAACGCCGGGCCGTTCGAGGCGGCGGTGGTGCTCGCGCTGGCGGGGGCGGGCGCGCCGCGCGAGGCCGCGCTGGCGTTCGCGCTGCTGTACCACCTGGCGCACCTCGCGCCGGTCGGGCTGGTGGGCGGCGCGATGCTCCTGCGGGAGGCCCGCGCGGCGGGACGGGACGCTCCGACGGGTCCGTAG
- a CDS encoding exo-beta-N-acetylmuramidase NamZ family protein: protein MSPRRPPTPRTRPRAPRRGPVRSGLDVLAARRFAPLRGRAVGLVCNPTAVTSRLVHAADLLHGARGVRLAALFGPEHGVRGDAQYMAAVEGDRDPRTGVPVHSLYGATPASLKPRPEHLAGLDALVFDIQDVGTRFYTYQATMMLCMEAAAAARLAFVVLDRPDPIDGVRVEGPALRPGFESFCGLHDLAVRHGMTVGELALLFRAERRLDLELEIVPCEGWRRGQRFRDTGLPWVFPSPNMPTPETALVYPGMCLLEGTNLSEGRGTTRPFELFGAPWLDGARLAADLARDRLPGVAFRPVSFVPTWDKHAGIRCHGVELHVTEPERFRPFRTGLACVIRARAQEPARFAWRTEPYEFVADVPAFDLLCGSAREREGIEAGASAAELARAFAPEERAFARRRAPFLRYRDLR, encoded by the coding sequence ATGAGCCCACGCCGACCGCCGACCCCACGAACGCGCCCGCGCGCCCCGCGCCGCGGCCCGGTCCGCTCCGGCCTGGACGTGCTGGCCGCGCGCCGCTTCGCGCCGCTGCGCGGGCGCGCGGTGGGCCTGGTGTGCAACCCGACCGCGGTCACCTCGCGGCTCGTGCACGCGGCCGACCTGCTGCACGGCGCGCGCGGCGTGCGGCTCGCGGCGCTGTTCGGGCCGGAGCACGGCGTCCGGGGCGACGCGCAGTACATGGCGGCGGTGGAGGGCGACCGCGATCCCCGCACCGGCGTGCCGGTGCACTCGCTCTACGGGGCCACGCCGGCGTCGCTGAAGCCGCGGCCGGAGCACCTGGCGGGCCTGGACGCGCTGGTGTTCGACATCCAGGACGTCGGCACGCGCTTCTACACGTACCAGGCCACCATGATGCTGTGCATGGAGGCGGCCGCCGCGGCGCGGCTCGCGTTCGTGGTGCTGGACCGGCCCGACCCCATCGACGGGGTGCGGGTGGAGGGCCCCGCGCTGCGCCCGGGCTTCGAGAGCTTCTGCGGGCTGCACGATCTGGCGGTGCGCCACGGCATGACGGTGGGCGAGCTGGCGCTGCTGTTCCGCGCCGAGCGGCGGCTCGACCTCGAGCTCGAGATCGTGCCGTGCGAGGGGTGGCGGCGCGGGCAGCGCTTCCGCGACACCGGCCTGCCCTGGGTGTTCCCGTCGCCCAACATGCCCACGCCGGAGACCGCGCTGGTCTATCCGGGCATGTGCCTGCTCGAGGGCACCAACCTGTCGGAGGGGCGCGGCACCACCCGTCCGTTCGAGCTGTTCGGCGCGCCCTGGCTGGACGGCGCGCGCCTCGCGGCCGACCTCGCGCGCGACCGCCTCCCGGGCGTGGCCTTCCGCCCGGTGAGCTTCGTGCCGACCTGGGATAAGCACGCCGGAATCCGCTGCCACGGCGTGGAGCTGCACGTGACCGAGCCCGAGCGCTTCCGCCCGTTCCGCACCGGCCTCGCCTGCGTCATCCGCGCCCGCGCCCAGGAGCCGGCCCGGTTCGCCTGGCGCACCGAGCCGTACGAGTTCGTGGCGGACGTCCCGGCGTTCGACCTGCTGTGCGGCTCGGCCCGGGAGCGCGAGGGCATCGAGGCGGGGGCCTCGGCCGCCGAGCTGGCACGGGCGTTCGCGCCGGAGGAGCGGGCCTTCGCCCGCCGTCGCGCGCCCTTCCTGCGCTATCGCGACCTGCGCTAG
- the nadD gene encoding nicotinate (nicotinamide) nucleotide adenylyltransferase: MSGGREIALLGGSFNPPHVAHLMAAWWALATQGVSEVWLLPTFRHPFGKDLAPFEDRLEMCRLAARALRGVHVCGAEAELAADPLVGKTARTLEHLAAKHPDQRFALIVGADILAETAKWYRWDRVQALARIIVVGRQGHPPVPGAPDLPAISSTEIRARLARGEDVRGLVPEKVLRYVEEKGLYRG; the protein is encoded by the coding sequence ATGAGCGGCGGCCGCGAGATCGCGCTCCTGGGCGGCTCGTTCAACCCGCCGCACGTGGCCCACCTGATGGCCGCGTGGTGGGCCCTCGCCACGCAGGGCGTCTCGGAGGTGTGGCTCCTCCCCACGTTCCGCCACCCGTTCGGCAAGGACCTGGCGCCGTTCGAGGACCGGCTGGAGATGTGCCGCCTCGCCGCGCGGGCGCTGCGCGGCGTGCACGTGTGCGGCGCCGAGGCGGAGCTGGCCGCGGACCCGCTGGTCGGCAAGACCGCCCGCACGCTCGAGCACCTCGCGGCGAAGCACCCCGATCAGCGGTTCGCGCTGATCGTCGGCGCGGACATCCTCGCCGAGACCGCGAAGTGGTACCGCTGGGACCGCGTGCAGGCGCTGGCCCGCATCATCGTGGTGGGGCGCCAGGGCCACCCGCCGGTCCCCGGCGCGCCCGACCTGCCGGCCATCTCCTCCACCGAGATCCGCGCGCGGCTCGCGCGCGGCGAGGACGTGCGCGGCCTCGTGCCGGAGAAGGTGCTGCGCTACGTCGAGGAGAAGGGGCTCTACCGCGGCTGA
- a CDS encoding Rossmann-like and DUF2520 domain-containing protein, translating into MPSAYVLGAGRLASALVPGLLAAGWRVAGSARSARGRTRLRRLGAEPLPLERAAGFDVVLLAVPDSVIDEVVRGLVPHLTRGQVVAHGAGALTLDVLEPARRRGALPGSLHPLQALAGGPFQPGAAAAVDGGPAARRLLVRAARDLGLRPIRVPAAGRPLYHASAVMASNLVMALADLAAETWARAGAPPAEALPALVPLLRGAVENLAERGLPGALTGPASRGDAAVIRRQVRALRGEARDAYRVLTRRLVEIAARGGLDRARADAVLRAAGGAPRRPARRQPR; encoded by the coding sequence ATGCCCTCCGCCTACGTCCTCGGCGCCGGCCGGCTCGCCTCCGCGCTCGTCCCCGGCCTCCTCGCCGCCGGCTGGCGGGTGGCCGGGAGCGCACGCAGCGCGCGCGGCCGGACGCGCCTGCGCCGGCTCGGCGCGGAGCCGCTCCCGCTCGAACGCGCCGCCGGCTTCGACGTCGTGCTGCTCGCGGTCCCGGACTCGGTCATCGACGAGGTGGTCCGCGGCCTCGTGCCCCACCTCACCCGCGGCCAGGTGGTGGCCCACGGCGCCGGGGCGCTGACGCTCGACGTGCTGGAGCCGGCGCGCCGGCGCGGCGCCCTCCCCGGCTCGCTCCACCCGCTCCAGGCGCTGGCGGGCGGGCCGTTCCAGCCGGGCGCCGCGGCGGCGGTGGACGGGGGTCCCGCGGCGCGGCGGCTGCTGGTGCGCGCCGCGCGCGACCTGGGCCTTCGGCCCATCCGCGTCCCGGCGGCGGGCCGGCCGCTGTACCACGCGTCGGCGGTGATGGCGTCGAACCTGGTGATGGCGCTCGCCGACCTCGCCGCCGAGACCTGGGCGCGGGCCGGGGCGCCGCCCGCCGAGGCGCTGCCGGCCCTGGTGCCGCTCCTGCGCGGCGCGGTGGAGAACCTGGCCGAGCGCGGCCTGCCCGGCGCGCTCACCGGGCCGGCCTCCCGCGGCGACGCCGCGGTGATCCGGCGCCAGGTGCGGGCGCTCCGCGGGGAGGCGCGGGACGCGTACCGGGTGCTCACCCGGCGGCTGGTGGAGATCGCGGCGCGCGGCGGCCTCGACCGGGCGCGCGCCGACGCGGTGCTGCGGGCCGCCGGCGGTGCGCCCCGGCGCCCCGCGCGGCGTCAGCCGCGGTAG
- a CDS encoding polysaccharide deacetylase family protein: protein MPARKRLAVALAVLGGVALLALAAWLAIRGRPGPGAALGLATVAAALGVLQALWVPFDLTGRSLRRGPPGSRAVALTFDDGPSDDTPAVLAALDRAGVRATFFVLGEAARRAPERVREVARRGHLVALHGDTHAKLLLAGPRRVAAELDRCADAIRAAGVEPAPLFRAPHGFRGPFLGPALRRRGLTLVGWTRGVFDTERPGAEAIAASASRRMRPGEILLLHDGCATPGIDPRRDQTAAAVPEIVRRWREAGYAFVTLDAFAAPRGAEGGAGAAARGGA from the coding sequence GTGCCGGCCCGCAAGCGGCTCGCGGTGGCGCTGGCGGTGCTCGGGGGCGTGGCGCTGCTCGCGCTGGCGGCGTGGCTGGCGATCCGGGGACGCCCGGGACCCGGCGCGGCGCTCGGGCTCGCCACGGTCGCCGCCGCGCTCGGCGTCCTCCAGGCGCTCTGGGTGCCGTTCGATCTCACCGGCCGGAGCCTGCGGCGCGGGCCGCCGGGGTCGCGGGCGGTGGCGCTCACCTTCGACGACGGGCCCTCCGACGACACGCCGGCGGTGCTGGCCGCGCTCGACCGCGCCGGCGTCCGGGCCACGTTCTTCGTGCTGGGCGAGGCGGCGCGCCGCGCGCCGGAGCGGGTCCGGGAGGTCGCCCGCCGCGGGCACCTGGTGGCGCTGCACGGCGACACGCACGCGAAGCTGCTCCTGGCGGGGCCGCGGCGGGTGGCCGCCGAGCTCGATCGCTGCGCCGACGCCATCCGCGCCGCCGGCGTCGAGCCCGCGCCGCTGTTCCGCGCGCCGCACGGCTTCCGCGGCCCGTTCCTCGGGCCGGCGCTGCGCCGGCGCGGCCTCACGCTGGTGGGCTGGACGCGCGGCGTCTTCGACACCGAGCGCCCGGGCGCCGAGGCCATCGCGGCGAGCGCCAGCCGCCGCATGCGGCCCGGCGAGATCCTGCTGCTGCACGACGGCTGCGCCACGCCCGGGATCGACCCGCGCCGCGACCAGACCGCCGCTGCGGTGCCGGAGATCGTCCGCCGCTGGCGCGAGGCCGGGTACGCGTTCGTGACGCTGGACGCGTTCGCCGCGCCGCGGGGGGCGGAGGGCGGGGCGGGCGCCGCCGCGCGGGGAGGGGCGTAG
- a CDS encoding caspase family protein, whose translation MFAPSPSPPRPAAAPARARRACALLAAVACLAPPAARADDPAPPSAPPAAPAASSEKGGLVPLDLPRASVAAAHAPRRIALLLGVQRFDDASWRPLRYPDADARALGEALRDPGGFDEVRVLTGATRAEVRDALRALAASDRDERDTVVVYVSSHGTLARDAAGQLRRYLVVRDTRLDDVPGTALAMDELNAEFDHLRSRRKVLVLATCHSGGGKSLLPDEVRRELEATKAGFLVRPIEEVSRASTVLAASDWGETAREDERLGHDIYTYFLVEALRAGADRNGDGAVTASEAHDYARRRTYAYTAGRQRPSAESTEVGADPIVLVGRVERKGKPELYSYATRLDGFTVSVDGRPLAELPGGVVLEPGRSRVQLAKGGGPALLDRTVSLDPGERVDVMTLLEHAKGRWEAAPRVALLAFLDARSRREVLGPVPGIGAALTARGWPAPSLSLRLDLVGSFGRSRIRQGGAEATFDYTALAAGVGVPWRFEPAALRGAALLAGPRLSLLWLDRRFDLALAPPAQRVLTFTPGLLLGAAMPLGRGFTAGAELHVDWLLLRVDGENRSTGLAELLVGAGYRF comes from the coding sequence ATGTTCGCGCCGTCCCCCAGCCCGCCACGGCCCGCGGCCGCGCCCGCTCGCGCGCGCCGCGCCTGCGCGCTGCTCGCCGCGGTCGCCTGCCTCGCCCCGCCCGCCGCCCGCGCCGACGATCCCGCCCCGCCCTCGGCGCCTCCCGCCGCGCCGGCCGCGTCCTCGGAGAAGGGCGGGCTCGTGCCGCTCGACCTGCCGCGCGCCAGCGTGGCGGCGGCCCACGCGCCGCGGCGGATCGCGCTGCTCCTCGGCGTGCAGCGCTTCGACGACGCGAGCTGGCGGCCGCTCAGGTACCCCGACGCCGACGCGCGCGCGCTCGGCGAGGCGCTGCGGGATCCGGGCGGGTTCGACGAGGTGCGGGTGCTCACCGGCGCCACGCGCGCCGAGGTGCGCGACGCGCTCCGGGCGCTCGCCGCGTCCGACCGCGACGAGCGCGACACGGTGGTCGTCTACGTCTCCTCGCACGGCACGCTGGCGCGCGACGCGGCCGGCCAGCTCCGGCGCTACCTGGTGGTGCGCGACACCCGGCTCGACGACGTGCCCGGCACCGCGCTCGCCATGGACGAGCTGAACGCCGAGTTCGACCACCTCCGCTCGCGGCGCAAGGTGCTGGTGCTCGCCACCTGCCACTCCGGCGGCGGCAAGTCGCTCCTGCCCGACGAGGTCCGCCGCGAGCTCGAGGCCACCAAGGCCGGGTTCCTGGTGCGGCCCATCGAGGAGGTCTCGCGCGCGAGCACCGTGCTCGCCGCCAGCGACTGGGGCGAGACCGCGCGCGAGGACGAGCGGCTCGGGCACGACATCTACACGTACTTCCTGGTCGAGGCGCTCCGCGCCGGCGCCGACCGCAACGGCGACGGGGCGGTGACCGCCTCGGAGGCGCACGACTACGCCCGCCGCCGGACCTACGCCTACACCGCCGGCCGGCAGCGGCCCAGCGCCGAGTCCACCGAGGTGGGCGCGGATCCCATCGTGCTGGTCGGGCGGGTGGAGCGGAAGGGGAAGCCGGAGCTGTACAGCTACGCCACGCGGCTCGACGGGTTCACGGTGAGCGTCGACGGGCGTCCGCTGGCGGAGCTGCCGGGCGGGGTGGTGCTCGAGCCCGGCCGCAGCCGTGTGCAGCTCGCGAAGGGCGGCGGGCCGGCGCTCCTCGACCGCACCGTCTCGCTCGACCCGGGCGAGCGGGTGGACGTGATGACGCTCCTCGAGCACGCCAAGGGGCGCTGGGAGGCGGCGCCGCGGGTGGCGCTGCTCGCGTTCCTGGACGCGCGCAGCCGGCGCGAGGTGCTCGGGCCCGTCCCCGGCATCGGCGCGGCGCTCACCGCGCGCGGCTGGCCGGCCCCCTCGCTCTCGCTCCGGCTCGACCTCGTCGGCTCGTTCGGCCGCTCGCGCATCCGGCAGGGCGGGGCCGAGGCCACGTTCGACTACACCGCGCTCGCGGCCGGCGTCGGCGTGCCCTGGCGATTCGAGCCGGCGGCGCTCCGCGGCGCGGCGCTCCTCGCCGGCCCGCGCCTCTCGCTGCTCTGGCTCGACCGGCGCTTCGACCTCGCGCTCGCGCCGCCCGCGCAGCGCGTGCTGACGTTCACCCCGGGGCTGCTGCTCGGCGCCGCGATGCCGCTCGGGCGCGGCTTCACCGCGGGCGCGGAGCTGCACGTCGACTGGCTCCTGCTCCGCGTGGACGGGGAGAACCGCTCCACCGGCCTCGCCGAGCTGCTGGTCGGCGCGGGGTATCGCTTCTGA